From the genome of Cryptococcus neoformans var. neoformans B-3501A chromosome 1, whole genome shotgun sequence, one region includes:
- a CDS encoding hypothetical protein (HMMPfam hit to efhand, EF hand, score: 38.9, E(): 1.5e-08), whose product MSGNNAEYREAFALFDKRGTGHVPRESLGELLRSLGQNPTQAEVAELEKTVGATFSYDEFLAVLNRPDGWKPAGTADEFIKGFQVFDKAGNGFIGAGELRYVLTQLGEKMTDEEVDELLKGFPVQDGQINYHSFVRSILSQ is encoded by the exons ATG TCCGGCAACAACGCAG AATACCGAGAAGCCTTTGCCCTCTTTGACAAGCGAGGCACCGGCCACGTGCCCCGTGAATCCCTTGGTGAACTTTTGCGGTCCTTGGGTCAGAATCCTACCCAGGCAGAGGTTGCCGAGCTCGAGAAGACTGTCGGAGCCACTTTCAGCTATGACGAATTTTTGGCGGTGTTGAACAGGCCGGATGGATGGAAGCCTGCCGGCACTGCCG ACGAGTTTATCAAGGGATTCCAGGTCTTTGACAAAGCTGGAAACGGGTTCATCGGTGCCGGTGAACTTCGCTATGTCCTCACCCAGCTTGGCGAGAAGATGACTGATGAGGAAGTGGACGAGCTGCTCAAGGGCTTCCCTGTCCA AGACGGCCAGATCAACTACCACTCTTTCGTCCGATCAATTCTCTCTCAATAA
- a CDS encoding hypothetical protein (HMMPfam hit to DEAD, DEAD/DEAH box helicase, score: 266.0, E(): 6.4e-77; HMMPfam hit to Helicase_C, Helicase conserved C-terminal domain, score: 127.3, E(): 3.5e-35) produces the protein MAATDVNGLASQMNSVNLNGASQKPQKPAYVPPHLRNRAAPPAAVPPAAPAAYRPSPTGLPTPATTPPTRHIVPAAVAEDDVGGWGAQPRVRKTFEHGAPPGFGSWKNGQHVVGARNTRMEKEMYGEVGDGLHQATGINFDKYADIPVEVSGKGVPEPVTEFTNPPINPVLLENVKYARYATPTPVQKYSIPIVADGRDLMACAQTGSGKTGGFLFPILSALFTYGPSTPPVEQDTGYGYRRTKKVYPTALVLAPTRELVSQIHEEARKFAYRSWVRPAVVYGGADIGSQMRALDRGCDLLSATPGRLVDLIERGKISLANVKYLVLDEADRMLDMGFEPQIRRIVDEEDMPGVLERQTLMFSATFPREIQNLARSFLKEYIFLTVGRVGSTSENITQRVEYVDDQDKRSLLLDLLLAEQSGGLILVFVETKRMADTLCDFLCSRRHNATSIHGDRTQREREAALYAFKSGRAPILVATAVAARGLDIPNVTHVILYDLPNDVAEYTHRIGRTGRAGNVGTSTAFFNRGNTNIGKDLIELLKEANQEVPQWLVEISSERSYGGGGGGGYKGSRGRSTGGGGGARLGGRDMRQGGGGYGGGGRTSGYGGGYGGGGGGAGWGSGGGFPPAGGDSGASWW, from the exons ATGGCTGCTACCGATGTCAATGGACTCGCGTCCCAAATGA ACTCCGTTAACCTTAACGGTGCCTCTCAGAAACCTCAGAAACCTGCCTACGTTCCTCCTCACTTGAGGAACCGTGCCGCTCCCCCCGCCGCTGTCCCTCCTGCGGCCCCCGCTGCCTACAGGCCATCTCCCACCGGTCTCCCCACTCCCGCCACCACCCCTCCTACCAGGCATATTGTGCCTGCCGCCGTTGCCGAGGACGATGTCGGTGGATGGGGTGCACAACCTCGTGTTAGGAAAACTTTTGAGCATGGTGCCCCTCCCGGATTTGGTAGCTGGAAGAATGGCCAGCACGTCGTCGGTGCTAGGAACacgaggatggagaaggaaatgtATGGTGAAGTGGGAGACGGATTGCACCAG GCCACCGGTATCAACTTTGATAAGTACGCCGATATCCCCGTCGAAGTCAGCGGTAAGGGCGTCCCCGAACCTGTGACTGAATTTACCAACCCCCCTATCAACCCCGTCCTTCTCGAGAACGTCAAGTACGCTCGATACGCAACCCCTACCCCTGTTCAAAAGTACTCCATCCCTATCGTTGCCGATGGCCGTGATCTTATGGCTTGTGCCCAAACCGGTTCCGGTAAAACTGGTGgtttccttttccccatccttTCAGCTCTCTTCACCTACGGTCCTTCCACTCCTCCCGTTGAGCAGGACACTGGCTACGGCTACAGGAGGACAAAAAAGGTCTACCCCACCGCCCTTGTTCTTGCCCCTACCCGAGAACTTGTCTCTCAGATTCACGAAGAAGCTCGTAAATTCGCCTACCGATCTTGGGTTCGACCTGCTGTCGTTTACGGTGGTGCCGACATTGGCTCCCAAATGCGTGCCCTCGACCGAGGATGTGACCTTCTTTCCGCTACCCCTGGTCGTCTTGTCGACTTGATTGAGCGAGGCAAGATCAGTCTTGCTAACGTCAAGTACCTCGTTCTTGACGAAGCCGACCGAATGCTCGACATGGGTTTCGAGCCTCAGATTAGAAGAAtcgttgatgaggaagacaTGCCCGGCGTCCTTGAGCGTCAGACGCTCATGTTCTCCGCCACCTTCCCTCGAGAGATCCAGAACCTTGCTCGATCTTTCCTCAAGGAGTACATCTTCTTGACCGTCGGTCGAGTCGGTTCTACTTCCGAAAACATTACCCAGCGTGTTGAGTATGTCGATGACCAGGACAAGCGCTCTCTGCTTCTCGACTTGCTCCTTGCCGAACAATCTGGCGGTTTGATACTTGTCTTTGTCGAGACGAAGCGCATGGCCGACACTCTCTGTGACTTCCTCTGTTCTCGTCGACACAATGCCACCTCTATCCACGGTGACCGTACCCAGCGCGAACGTGAAGCTGCTCTCTACGCATTCAAATCCGGTCGAGCCCCCATTCTCGTTGCTACCGCCGTCGCGGCTCGAGGTCTCGATATTCCCAATGTCACTCACGTCATCCTTTACGATCTTCCCAACGATGTTGCCGAGTACACTCACCGTATCGGCCGAACTGGTCGTGCAGGAAACGTCGGAACTTCGactgccttcttcaaccgTGGAAACACCAACATTGGTAAAGATTTGATTGAGCTCCTCAAAGAGGCGAACCAGGAAGTACCTCAGTGGCTTGTTGAAATCTCCTCTGAGAGGAGttatggtggtggtggtggtggtgggtaCAAAGGAAGTCGAGGACGAAGCActggtggcggcggcggtgcGAGGTTGGGCGGACGAGATATGCGTCAAGGTGGCGGTGGGTAcggcggtggtggaaggACTTCTGGGTATGGTGGGGGTtacggtggtggtggcggtggtgcCGGATGGGGTAGTGGCGGTGGGTTCCCACCCGCGGGTGGCGACTCTGGCGCGAGCTGGTGGTAA
- a CDS encoding hypothetical protein (HMMPfam hit to Glycos_transf_3, Glycosyl transferase family, a/b domain, score: 286.1, E(): 5.3e-83), whose amino-acid sequence MSATEYTPDTFKVILKKLVQTPEEFTSEDCAECFRHLCVQGASEAQAGAFLTALTLSGLDASPDIVAACASVLRQHAISVDNLASASQAKDLAHGMWDYRDSDKEGDGYTGLVDIVGTGGDGWDTYNVSTTAAVVVSGAGVRVAKHGSKAATSTSGSADLLLSLDCRLAFPVSEVHGFLDHSPFLFLFAPHYHPSLAHIAHIRRNLNFRTIFNILGPLINPSAPQRMVLGVAKKELGDTFAEVLRLLNVQRALVVCGKEGLDEISCAGETWTWWLENGKITTGSIHPTKDFGLPTHPLSAVRGSAPELNALTFTSILRSSAPPAHLSSPPSPDSPSYAAILDYVLLNAAALLYVSGKASSYREGVELARESIESGGAWAAFEGFRDASKKAMGEYVDVKTVEDDGGVAAKNGSVKAWLTIKRSKGDTPKADRGE is encoded by the exons ATGTCCGCCACTGAATATACTCCAGACACGTTCAAAGTCATCCTCAAAAAGCTCGTCCAGACTCCGGAAGAGTTCACCTCAGAGGACTGTGCCGAGTGCTTCAGACATCTTTGTGTTCAAGGTGCTAGCGAAGCCCAG GCGGGTGCTTTCCTTACCGCTCTTACTCTTTCCGGTCTTGACGCCTCTCCCGATATCGTCGCTGCCTGTGCTTCCGTCCTCCGGCAGCATGCCATCTCCGTCGACAACCTCGCTTCGGCCTCCCAAGCGAAAGATCTAGCTCATGGCATGTGGGATTATCGGGATTCCGACAAGGAAGGCGATGGGTACACTGGACTTGTGGACATTGTTGGGACTGGTGGCGATGGGTGGGATACGTATAATGTGTCTACGACGGCTGCTGTCGTCGTTTCCGGTGCTGGTGTACGAGTCGCCAAG CATGGGTCCAAGGCCGCTACTTCGACCTCTGGCTCTGCCGATCTTCTGCTCTCCCTCGACTGCCGACTCGCCTTCCCCGTCTCTGAAGTCCACGGTTTTCTCGACcattctcccttcctcttcctctttgctcCGCACTACCACCCTTCCCTCGCGCACATTGCTCATATCCGACGAAATCTTAATTTCCGGaccatcttcaacatcctcgGTCCCTTGATCAACCCCTCAGCACCGCAACGTATGGTCTTGGGTGTAGCTAAAAAGGAGCTGGGAGATACCTTTGCAGAGGTTTTAAGATTGTTGAATGTGCAGAGGGCATTAGTCGTTTGTGGAAAAGAGGGTTTGGATGAAATCAGCTGTGCTGGGGAGACTTGG ACTTGGTGGTTGGAGAATGGCAAGATTACCACAGGCTCCATCCACCCCACAAAAGACTTTGGTCTACCTACCCACCCTCTCTCCGCCGTACGCGGCTCCGCTCCCGAACTCAACGCACTCACTTTCACTTCAATCCTCCGCTCCTCCGCTCCTCCTGCCcacctctcttctcctccttctcccgaCTCCCCTTCATATGCTGCCATTTTGGATTACGTCCTTCTCAACGCGGCTGCGCTCTTGTACGTCTCCGGTAAAGCTTCATCTTATAGGGAAGGTGTAGAGTTGGCGCGAGAGAGTATTGAGAGTGGTGGTGCGTGGGCGGCGTTTGAAGGGTTTAGGGATGCAAGTAAGAAGGCGATGGGCGAGTATGTGGATGTGAAGACTGtagaggatgatggcggTGTGGCGGCGAAGAATGGATCGGTGAAGGCTTGGTTAACTATCAAGAGGTCAAAGGGCGATACACCCAAAGCGGACAGGGGTGAATAA